A window of Hordeum vulgare subsp. vulgare chromosome 5H, MorexV3_pseudomolecules_assembly, whole genome shotgun sequence genomic DNA:
TTGTTCTGATCAACATATTGACGTGGAAGTACAGAATGTTGGATGGGATCGAAAGACGTGGAGGTTTACTGGTTTTTATGCCAAATCTCGTCGTAGTGAGAGAGCCCAGAGCTGGGATCTTCTCAGGAGTTTAAAAGTTCAAAGCTCTTTACCATGGCTGTGTGGGGGAGACTTTAATGAGATAGTCAACAATTCAGAGTACTTTGGTACACATGACAGAACGGAGTGTCATATGGCATGGTTTCGAGAGGCAATAGATGATTTTGATCTCCATGATCTTGGGTTTAAGGGGACCCCGTTCACGTGGGACAATCGGAGAGAGGGAGCAGCAAATGTGAAAGTGAGGCTGGATAGGTTTCTAGCCAATCCAGAGTTTTTGTCTTTGTATGAGGCAACGAGAGTGTGCCATATACCTTCACCAAGGTCTGATCACTGTATCGTATCGGCTAAAATAAATCATGTGAACGCTGAGGATAGGAGGGGGAGGCGCCGGTTTATCTATGAAGATGCTTGGCATAGGGAAGAATCGTATACATCCGCGGTGGAGAATGGCTGGGAGCAGGGGGGAGGACACCTCTCCCTTTGGGGTCTCCAAACTAGATTAAAACATATGCAAAGCCATCTAACCGACTGGAAAGAAAAGAAGTTTGGTGATGTGAGAAGAAAATTAAAGAAAGTGAGGAAAGAGTTTGAAAAGGAAAAAAGCAGCTCCCTATACCGAGGATCCTCAGATCAGGAGAAGGAGTTGGCAAAGCAGCTGAATGAGCTTTTGTTGAGGGAGGAGATCATGGCACGCCAAAGATCCATGGTGAACTGGTTGAGGGAGGGCGATCGTAATACTGGGTTTTTTCATGCACAATCAAAAGCTCGACGGATGCGCAATAGCATCACAGCCTTGGTGGATGCGCAAGGCCACCTGTGTGACAGTAAGGAGGCAATACACGAGGAAATACAACAGTTTTACACTAACCTATACGCTGCACAGGAAGTTCTCGTACCGGAGGAGGTGTTGCATCATGTACCGGCAAAGGTGACAGTGCAAATGAATGAGAGACTCACCAGGTAATTTCAGGCCGATGAGATTCGGAATGCTTTGTTTGGTATGGCTCCGTCGAAAGCACCTGGGGAAGATGGGTTTAACGCTGGCTTCTACCAGAGGCATTGGGGATTGGTAGGTGATGATGTGACAAAGGCAGTGCTCAATTTCTTAAATGGGGGCCAAATGCCAGAGGAGGTAAATAGGACAGTGATAGTCCTCATCCCAAAGGTTAAAAATCCACAAAACATAACTCAATACAGACCTATATCCTTGTGTAATGTTATTTATAAACTTTGCTCTAAGGTTTTGGCTAATCGTCTTCGTGAGATTCTTGATGAGATCGTCTCCGAAGAACAAAGTGCCTTTGTACCAGGGAGGCTCATCACAGATAATATCCTTACAGCTTATGAGTGTATCCatgcgatgaagaggaagaaagggAAGCAGGGGTGGTGTGCCGTTAAAATTGACATGATCAAAGCATATGATCGGGTAGAGTGGGACTATCTGCAAGGGATCATGAGTCAATTGGGTTTCTGTGAGAGATGGATATCTATCATAACGAAATGTGTCAAGATAGTATCTTTCCAGGTGAAGGTGAATGGAGAGCTACTACAAAGTTTTATTCCAACGCGGGCGTTGAGACAAGGAGACCCAATCTCTCCTTATTTGTTCCTCCTATGTGGAGAAGGCATGTCATGCATGTTAAAGAATTATGATGGCGGTTGGATTGATCGAGGGATCCGGGCAGGCCAGAGATCTCCTTGGTGTCACATTTGCTCTTTGGAGATGACTGTTTGGTTTTTATGAAAGCGGACAGTAGGAGTGCAACTCGGCTGAATGAAATCTTAAGTGCATACTGCACTGGGTCAGGCCAAAGTGCCAATAAGTATAAGAGCTCAGTGTTCTTTAGTCCAAAGTGTGGGGCTTCAACAAAGCGTGGAGTGCGGAATGTTCTACAGATACAGAGAGAAGCACTGACAGAGAAATATCTTGGTCTGCCGACTGCTGCAGGGAAGATTACAGAGCAGAATTTCGAACACATTGTGGAATCAGCAAGATCAAATGTTCAGGGGTGGAGTTTTAGGAAAGCATCATGTGCAGGGAGAGAAGTGCATATCAAATCTGTAGTCCAAGCTCTGCCAGCTTTTTCTATGAGTTGTTTTAAACTAACAAAAGGTTTGTGCCGAAAGTTGACGACAGTTATGTCCAAATACTGGTGGGGTGGTTCGCTAGATAAGAAAGGGATGCACTGGCAAGCATGGTCCAGCATGGCGACCCCAAAAGCGCAGGGAGGAATTGGATTCCGTGATCTCGAGCTGTTCAATGATGCCTTGTTGGCAAAGCAAGCATGGAGACTGATGTGCTTCCCAGAATCTTTATGTTCACGGGTGTTGAGAGGGAGATATTTTGCGGACGGTGACTTCTTACAGGGCGGATGCCCTGCCAATTCCTCGCGTACTTGGCGGGCAATCATACAGGGGAGGGAGGTTCTGAAGAAGGGGCTGATCCGCAGGGTGGGAGATGGCCGCACTACTGAGATTTGGCATGATCACTGGATAGCGGGATCACCTTCGATGAAGCCAGTCTGCAGGTTATCTGATGAGCCTGTGCAACTTGTGTCGGATCTGCTACAGGAAGACAGCGGGGAATGGAAACGAGAGTTGCTCCAAAGGTTGTTCCTACGATCGGATGTGGAGGCAATCATGAATATGCCTAGACCAAGGATTGTCGCTGATGATTTCTGGGCATGGGCATGGGATCGCTCGGGTATTTTCTCGGTCAAGACAGCTTACAGAGAGCTGAAACGTCGACAGACTGAGATGCAAGGGGGTCCAAGCAGCTCGGCTGGTGATGAGGAAATATGGAAAAGCTTGTGGAAGCTCAAGGTTCAATCAAAAATTCGGGTGTTCTGGTGGAGGGTGATCAAGGGCTTTCTGCCGGCAAGGGCTGAGCTCGTCAGGAGACATGTAGGAGAAGTTGCTACATGTGCATTGTGTGGCAATGAGGATGAAATGTTGTTCCATACATTGGTTACTTGCAACCAGGCGACACAATTCTGGACGGAAACACTTAGGTTCTTTGGGGTCAAACTCCCAAGGTTATACCAAGCGACATGGACCTGGGACCTACTGGATCCAAGGTTTATCGCCAAGGAGGACGCAGCGGTGATCATCTCAGTTATGTGGGCTATATGGGGTAACCGCAACAAATACACACCTGGTGAGACAATGTTTCAACCCCTTAGATCGATGGAGATCGTCCAGGAGCACATCAGATCACTCTACATCCCAGCCAAACAGTATGCTAGTCCAAAGGTGATGGAGCTTTGGATGAGACCGGAGGTGGGGGTGATCAAGATTAACTCTGATGCGGCAATTGATGCAATGGGTGGACGAGCAGGCACCGGTGTGGTTGCAAGGGGTCATGAAGGCAGATTCATTGTCTCAAAGTTCAGTCCATATGTTGGTATTACTGACCCCTATGTTAGTGAAGCTTTGGGATGCAGAGATGCTATGATTCTAGCCAAGGAGAGACGCTGGCCATTCATTCAAATCTCAACAGACTGCAAGTCAGTAGTAGAAGACTGGAATGGAGGTAGGGACCGTTCTAGTTGGGGTCTCATTTTTAGTGAGATGTCCTCATATCTCTCGTGTTTTCAGGGTGTCGAATTAAAGTTTAGTGGAAGAGAAGCTAATGTAGTAGCTCATATGTTGGCAACAAGAGGGCTCTCCAGTGAGATGCATAGTGTAACTATGGATGTTATCCTGACTTTCTGAGTGCGGCTGTACACTCAGATTATGTACGGTCTTTGATTAAATAAATTGCCTGAGGGCCGTATCCAAAAAAAGCCacgagttggctatactattaaccatgctctcaaCCCCACCCATCACCCTCGACAGTCGATCCTCACGGAAAAAAAAAAACACCCTCAACCGGGGCATACGGCCGCCCTCATAGGTTTGGCTCtcctccagccgccgccgcccgagggATCTCCTGCCACCGTAGTCCCTTCTCTCCACCGGCCGGTGGATCGGCTCCACCCTCCCTCCCAAATCCGCCGCCCccgatcttcctcctcctccgcgccCTACGTCGCCCCCGACGCCTGAGGTCACCGacgccgtcctcctcctcgcgtacgccgccgccgccccctaccTCCCTCCCCAAACGCCGCCTGCCGCCCTGCTCCACTTCCAACACCGCAGGCCCGCCCCCGCTTCGCCTCCGAATCCAAGGTAGCGTCATCACCATCTTTTCTTAGTTATGTGTCGTTGATCTAGCGGGTTTCCCTCGAGTGAAGTTTAGTAGTTTCCGGGGTGACCTCTAATTCTTAAGGAGCTGCATAATACTAGTATCAAATACAGTATATATACTTGGTATAGAACTTCGAAAGGCAGCTCAAATTTTCATCTGAAGCTTGTTCTTGATAGAAATGTTGTTTCTGAACTTTGCTCAAGCCACTGGAATATACCACATTTTGGCAGTGCCTTTTCTTTCTTGATGAAAATATGTGTTACTCCATCTGTaaactactttagtgatctaaacattATACTTATtactttacagagggagtacatggcAGTTATGTACTACTTCCTCGgtatcaaaatataagatgtttcTTGACACTATGATACGGAGGGACTATATATATGGAGTATATAGCAAGTGTTATTCTGCTTTGTCTAGCAATTGTCTTGTGATGAAGTGGTTCGGGTTAGTTGCATGCTTTTCTCTGTTTCTTTGTTTGGCTGAGGCCTCTTTCTTACTTGTCCAGTCTAGGTACAGCAGTCCAGCTTCTGCAAATGCTTGAAGGCAGCAGCATTTCCAACCAGAAGACCTTGTATGAAGTTCTATCTGTGCCTGAAGATGCTACATATGACGAAATACGCGCAGCATACAAGTGTGCTGCTTTAAACACGCATCCTGACAAAGCACAGGTGACTCTCGAGTCATTTGTGTCTACAGGTGAGCAACATGGTTTTTTCGGTGTGCAGAAGGCATGGGAAACCCTACGCTACCCCAAATGTCGAGCAGAGTATGATAAACAGCTGCAATCATCCAGACAGAGTGTTGATATTATCGCAACCGATATCGAAGTCGAGGATATGATTGTTGAAAGTTCTGACGATGGCATGGAACTACTGTACGCCTGTAGATGCGGCGATTATTTTTGTATCACAGCTTGCGAACTTGGTAAAATGGGGATTTCGGTGGGCGAAGATGGGGAAATAGAAGCGCAGGCACCTGATTCTTTATCGACGTCTGTTGTTCTGGGCTGCGGCTCGTGTTCTCTTAAGGCACGACTGGTTATAAATAGGACTTGATTCATCGTGCCTCTGCTAGCTTATTCATTTTTTCTTGTGTACCTGAGCCCTGATGGTTGTGATGTGATGAATGATGTTTCTGACCATTGTGCTCAGCTAACCACCTTTGTTAATTCAAGTCGCTGTGAATTAAAGGTGCTTGTTTGGGTTGTTATCTGTACGTCTCTTTCTGTTAATGTTGCTCATTGGCTATGACTTGATGCTTCCTCACCTGTCGCTGGTCCTGATGTTCAACTGTACGACAGCTGAGGTGAATGCTTACTGCTC
This region includes:
- the LOC123398738 gene encoding DPH4 homolog, with protein sequence MLEGSSISNQKTLYEVLSVPEDATYDEIRAAYKCAALNTHPDKAQVTLESFVSTGEQHGFFGVQKAWETLRYPKCRAEYDKQLQSSRQSVDIIATDIEVEDMIVESSDDGMELLYACRCGDYFCITACELGKMGISVGEDGEIEAQAPDSLSTSVVLGCGSCSLKARLVINRT